The DNA window ATTATAAACACTCATGCCCACTCCGATCATACCGTTGCAAACGAAGTCATCAGGTCGAAAACGGGAGCACCCATTGTGATGCACGCCCTTGACGACGATTTCTGCAGAGATCCCGAAAACGTTGCCTGGAACCGCAAACTCGGTTTTGATCCACCTGCTCCTGCTGATATTCGAGTCGAAGACGGAGAGGAACTCTATATCGGTGAAGTACCGGTCAAATTTATTCACACTCCGGGGCACACTCCCGGGGCCTGTTGTATTCTGATTGAAGGGAATCTTTTTACGGGGGACACGCTTTTCGTAGGCGCCGTAGGGCGTACGGATATTCCCGGGGGATCTTTCGAAACACTCCTGCAATCCATCAAGGAAAAGATACTCACGCTTCCGCCTGAGACGATAATCTGGCCCGGCCACGACTACGGCGACAGTCCCAGTTCGACGGTGGCAAGGGAAATGGAAACCAATCCCTACATAACCGATTTTATTCTGGCCGAAGAGTAGCCGTCATGAGCAATTCCGAACTGTGCACCCTTTATCTGAAAAGCCCCATGGGATTTTTAAAGGTGGTGGTAAGCGAAAGTGAGATTTTCAGCATTCAGTGGACCGAAAAACCCCAGGAGACCCGATTCGAACTTCCTGACCGTTTTGAGGGGCTGTTTAACGGGATAAGGTCCCAATTCGAGGAGTACTGGTCGGGAAGCCGCAGGGTTTTCAGCCTTCCTTGCAACTTCCATTGGGCCTCGCCTTTTTTACGAGATGTATGGCAGGCCCTTATGAGAATTCCCTATGGAACTACCTGTACCTACGGCGATGTGGCACGCTCTGTGGGACGACCCGGGGCAGCACGTGCAGTGGGTACCGCCTGTGCCCGCAATCCTTTTGTTATAGTTGTTCCCTGCCACCGTGTGGTTCGCCATGACGGATCCATAGGAAATTACTCGGCTCCGGGTGGCAGCAACCTGAAGGAGGCTCTGATAAACTTCGAAAGGTCGAATGTAAGGGAGTGATGTCCGTGATGGGCGGTATCAAGGAAAATCTCCGGCTGGTGAGGGAAAGAGTGGCAAGGGCCTGCGAGCGATCGAATCGATCTCCCGATGAAATCGTCATTATCGGCGTAACCAAAACCTTTGATGCATCTGTCGTAAAAGAGGCAGTCGAAGCGGGAATAACCCACATCGGCGAAAATTACGTTCAGGAGGCAAGGTCGAAAAAAGAAATCCTTGGGAATATTCCCGTTACGTGGCACATGATAGGGCATCTTCAGTCCAACAAGGCCAAACAGGCGGTGCAGATCTTCGACTGGATTCATACCCTGGACAGATTGAGCCTGGCGGAAAAGTTAAACCGGCTTGTTTCGCAACAAAAGGATAAGCCTCTGCCGGTGCTTCTTCAGGTAAAGGTCGGGCAGGAAGATACCAAAAGCGGGATAGCCCCCGACGAGCTGTTTCGGCTCTACGATGAGGTGTCTCAGATGGAGGGTCTTCAGATACGAGGGCTTATGACCATTCCTCCTTATTTTGAAAACCCGGAAGATGTTCGTCCGTACTTCAGGCAGCTTGCGGATCTTCTTAAAAGGCTCAAAGACAGATCCGATAGGCCCGAGCTACTTACCGAGCTTTCCATGGGCATGAGCCACGACTTCGAAGTGGCCATTGAAGAAGGGGCTACCATGATCCGTGTGGGTACCGCTATTTTTGGAGAACGCCCGTCCTGCCGGAGATGAGCCTTTGTCTTCGAAGCTCTGCACAGGCCACGGCCGCCGAAACGGCGGCGTTTAAAGACTCCATGGGACCACCCCGGGGTATGGTCGCAAGAGTGTCACAGCTTTCTCTGGTTTTTCGTCTGAGCCCTGAGTGTTCGTTTCCGATAACGAAGGCCACACCCACCGTGAGGTCAAGATCGTATATTGAACATTCGGTATGGGCATCCAGTCCTATTACCAGGATTTCTTTTTCTTTCAGAGCAGTAACGGCTCTGGAAAGGTTTTTTACGCGAATAACGGGGACTCTGCCCAGAGCCCCTGCGGCGACTTTTGCAACGGCAGGGGTGACGGAAACGGATCGGTATTCGGGCAGGACGATTCCGTTTATGCCGAAAAAAGCGGCGCTTCGCAGTATGGATCCGAAGTTCTGAGGATCCTGTATGCAGTCCAGGATAAGCAATCCGGGTTTTTCAGGAACCCTTTCCAGGAAGTCGTCCAGATCGGTATAGTGGAAAGACTCAAGACGTGCTGCCACTCCCTGATGATTCTTATAACCTGTGATTTTGTGAAGTGATTGTGGAGATACCTTCTTTACGGGAATGTTCAGCCGCCGTGAATCTTCAACAATAGCTTCTATGACGGAACCTTCCCGGGCAACTAAGACTTCGACTACGGCCTCGGGGTTTAGTTTTAAAGCTTCCTCAACGGGATGAATGCCCGAGATCCACAGGTACTTCATGGGTTGCGCCCCATGAGATTGTAAATCAGACCGTAACTTTTAATCGTCCGGGATCGAGCAGATTCTATAACGGCCATAATGGTAGAAGCAGCCCTGTTTACGTCATCGTTTACAACCAGGTAATCAAACCAGAAAGCTTCGGCTACTTCTGAGCGGGCGGTCGTAAGTCGCCGGGCGATTGCGTCCGGCGGCTCGGTTCGCCTTTCGGTAAGCCTCCGTTCCAGCTCTTCCCAGGAAGG is part of the Thermodesulforhabdus norvegica genome and encodes:
- a CDS encoding MBL fold metallo-hydrolase encodes the protein MAVEILQIPAGEMEVFCYLVWDPATLEGVIIDPAGDADKLLELVKSKGITLKYIINTHAHSDHTVANEVIRSKTGAPIVMHALDDDFCRDPENVAWNRKLGFDPPAPADIRVEDGEELYIGEVPVKFIHTPGHTPGACCILIEGNLFTGDTLFVGAVGRTDIPGGSFETLLQSIKEKILTLPPETIIWPGHDYGDSPSSTVAREMETNPYITDFILAEE
- a CDS encoding methylated-DNA--[protein]-cysteine S-methyltransferase; amino-acid sequence: MSNSELCTLYLKSPMGFLKVVVSESEIFSIQWTEKPQETRFELPDRFEGLFNGIRSQFEEYWSGSRRVFSLPCNFHWASPFLRDVWQALMRIPYGTTCTYGDVARSVGRPGAARAVGTACARNPFVIVVPCHRVVRHDGSIGNYSAPGGSNLKEALINFERSNVRE
- a CDS encoding YggS family pyridoxal phosphate-dependent enzyme gives rise to the protein MGGIKENLRLVRERVARACERSNRSPDEIVIIGVTKTFDASVVKEAVEAGITHIGENYVQEARSKKEILGNIPVTWHMIGHLQSNKAKQAVQIFDWIHTLDRLSLAEKLNRLVSQQKDKPLPVLLQVKVGQEDTKSGIAPDELFRLYDEVSQMEGLQIRGLMTIPPYFENPEDVRPYFRQLADLLKRLKDRSDRPELLTELSMGMSHDFEVAIEEGATMIRVGTAIFGERPSCRR
- the rlmB gene encoding 23S rRNA (guanosine(2251)-2'-O)-methyltransferase RlmB; this translates as MKYLWISGIHPVEEALKLNPEAVVEVLVAREGSVIEAIVEDSRRLNIPVKKVSPQSLHKITGYKNHQGVAARLESFHYTDLDDFLERVPEKPGLLILDCIQDPQNFGSILRSAAFFGINGIVLPEYRSVSVTPAVAKVAAGALGRVPVIRVKNLSRAVTALKEKEILVIGLDAHTECSIYDLDLTVGVAFVIGNEHSGLRRKTRESCDTLATIPRGGPMESLNAAVSAAVACAELRRQRLISGRTGVLQK